The genomic interval TGCGGTAGGGTTGTATCCAGGTTATCATATCAGATTTCCTTGTATCCAAGGGGCATTAGTCAAAATCTAACCCATGATTCAAATCCGTCCTATCGTCCGTGGATCTTGCATTACACCACAAAGCATTCTAATTCCCTATTCTGATTATTTAATCAATCCGACTAGGAGCGGTGGGTGGAAACAGTGGAAACAAAGACTACTGAAATGAGGGGCGTATTATGCGGCTGACACAGCCGTGTTATTTCGGCCCCATGGCCGTGACGTAGATTCGCGCGGAGGGTGAATGACCATTTATATTCATATCCTTAGACTTGGTCCTATTTTTATGCTGGAGATCTTACCATACACGCATCATTCATTATCTTGATTGTCGCAGGACCATGCCCATTGAATTACCTCCAGGCGCGAGCGACGTATTTGACCAGGGAAACCAATATGCCCTTGATAATGGCTTGGTATTCGCATATGGCTTGAAAGAAGTCACAACAGCCATAATCCAAGAGACTTGCAACCAAGCGACCGAGAGCTATgccaaggagatcctggGCTGGCCTAATGGACGACTTGCGAAGCCAGAAATCTTTAGCTCAGTGAAGGAAGACACTCTTTTTGAGAATCTTGGCGATTGTACGAAGCACTTCGTCAGATACCTCCATGACCTCTTTAAATCATCGCCGCCAAAGATGCTACCCACATACCCTCATGCGTTCATTGCTGTCTCAAAGGAGGAAGACTCGAGAGATAAGATACCGAGCCATGTAATCCTCGTCCTTGCCCACAAGTCTcatggtcaatggcaatTGGAGCATCGATCAGTCCCGTTACAGGTCAAATTAGGCCTCTCAGTCTCAAGCTTGACTATGGGCGACGTGACCGCGGAGGATATACTTGATGAGTACGATTACGATGGTCAAGCAAAGACCACCAAACAGGAATAGAATTAGAGTTGGAAGTAGTGATGGTACGTCGAGAACCAACATGAACGGAGTATTGCATGGACTGATGGAGGTCAGGCCGCGTCGGCGTGGTCAAACATCTCGTGTCAGCAAAGTCCCTGTGAGTCTCAGGGCTTAGCACGAATAAGAATTCCTTTATTCGTATTCAGCTTTCTTTCCCTAAAACACATTGTCGAATATAGGCCATGTATGggatccaccacgaattacacGAGTAGTTTTCCAAACGTGGTTGAAAATCGTAAAGATGGAAGAAGCCTGGCATTCTAAGTATAATCCAGCTATCCTTTCATAATAtagaacgcatagtaagcgaaatgagcgcaTAATCCCATGAATGTCAAAAACCAAAAGTTGAAGCAGCTTATTGCTGCTCAAAACTTCTATCCATGGGTTCACCATGCAGGCATCCCGACACATATCTGTATCTACATAGTTTGAACTAACTAGTCATAAAGATCCCAAAAGCCTTGGCCAAGTCATCCAAGGAAACTCCAGGGCGGAGGTCAAACAACAcattcctcctcccagtCTCACCTCCATACGGCTCATGCACCACGCCGGCAGCTAGTCCACGATCACTGGGCCCATAGATACGAGCCGAGAATCCCTTACCAATATTCCCCGCTGTAACAGCGGGCCACGGGGCAATCCCATGACAAAACTTGAAGGAATCCTCCGCGAAGGTAACACCCACCGCCTGTTGAGACGGAGTCATGAATTCCCTGTAGTTCTGGAATAAGTAGGCTACGTCCAGGATATGGTTCGATTTTCCCTTCCATGGACCGTCCCAGGGATTGCCCTCGTTATAATAGTAGACGTGAGCATTTCCCAGCCAGCCTTGGGCTAGGCTTAGGACCGGGGCGAGGAAGGTTATATCGTTGATATAGTTCAGGACTAGAGGCAGagcatcgtcatcggagGTGTCTTCCTCGATGCCGTAAGCTGCGAGGAGACGGTCCGCCTCGGCTGAATGCGAGGCTAGGGAAGTGCGAAGTGCAGAGGTGAGTCTCTTTGCACAGTTGGTCTTCAGATGGGGCATCAAGAACGCAAGAATAGAAGCCTTCGAGTACCGTTAATTATCGATATCTTAACATCGGGAGTCCAACTTACATCCTGCTCGGCGTTTCCGATCATCAAGTCCCGACACCAGTTCTTCCCACGGGGAACATCCGAGTCCTGCTTGCCAATTTCTTCAAATGAAACATCGGACAAAACCATATCTCCATCAATTGCCGGGGCAGTCAATATAGACGGAGGAATCTTCGCAACGAGATCCTGTACCGGTGTATCCAGGAGGGCCTTAAGTCTCTCTTCGGGAGTAGCATCCGACAAGCCTAAGGCAGCCATAGCTTGCTGATAATTTCCCTCGTGGGCTTCATAAGGCAGTGCCCGCacaaggaagaaagaaccaCTCAAACAAATTGCTCGTTTAAAAAGCGCCTGCTCGGAATGGAGGTGGTATGTCACGGATGCTGGATTTGGTTAGTGAAATAGACATGAAAATACGATCGTTTATCATTACCTGCACCTGCGCTCATCCCAGCTACTGTTACGTTGTCTGGGTCGCCTCCAAAATCACGAATATGTTTCTGCACCCATTGCATAGCAACGCGTTGGTCACGAAGGCCATTGTTGGCCTTGTACCCGGCATTTCGCAGGTCCTCGGAGGTCAGAAAGCCGAGAGCCCCAAGACGATAACTAGAGGACTGTCAGCGGAAATTGAACCAAGATTGACACAGCACATACTTGATCGAGACTGCAACAATAGGTAGGTTCTTTTGAACCGAGAGCGTGACAAACCGCTTGTAGTCAGACTGGGGCCACGAGTTGGCTCCAAGAACCAGCCCACCGCCATGGATAAAGAAAAAGACGGGCAATTTCGAAGAAGGTGTTGTATTCGCGGGCACGGCGATGTTTAGATTCAGACAATCCACATCTGACTGGGTGAGCTCTTTCTTGGGCAGTGAATGCTGGACGTGTGCTTGTTCGATGTCGCATCCAGGCGCAGGGGACACGGTCGTTGGACTAGGACGAATAAGAAATGTGTTTCTCTTTCGCTGCCAGGACTTACCCGTCTTTCGTTGCGTCCAGCACATCGCCGTCGCGTTCCGCGATCAGTTCTGCGTCTGCTAGGCGGTTCTTGAGGGTAGCATATTTAATGCCGAGGTATTGGGTCACGCCGTCCTTCGTCGTGCCCTGCACCTTCCCCAGCGCCGTTGTGTTAAGTAGAGCAGCCATTGTTGTAGCTTGCATCACCACCAAATCTGAGAGGATGTGACTGGCTTTAAATACTTGCCAAATTAATATATGGTACTCGTGGGGGCACGTGGGGTGGCGGGGTGACGGGGATTTCCGGGCGATCGAAGGATTGATTTATGAAAGTGTAAGTTGATTAATTTCTCATCCAAGTCAACCCGGGGACGCCTGAAACTTGGGGCTAAAGTGATTTCTAATCGACTAATACAAAATTGGAATATGCAGTGAGAGTGCAATTCTTGACAAAGGATAATGATAGAAAGATAAGATCATGTGTATCAATCGAAGTAAATGCTCCGgtccgccatcgccagccatGCATAGAAAAAGTCATGTATATACTGTAGAAGGTCAGGATTGTTGAAAGTTCATGTTATAACCACCCGTCTTCGGATCCTGAACGAAATTGAAGTTGTTCGTCGACAGACCAAACGGCTTCAAGATGCCATTCCCCAGCTATGAATCCCTCAATCAGCATGCAACCTCAAATGGCCGAGGCGGAATCACTCACATCTTTCAGCTTCGACATCATCTCccccatctccttctccttcgcctgATTGAGGCGTTCCGGGAGCTCACGCAGCGCCCGCTGGACAATCCGCTTGTCATCCGGAGGAAGATTCTCCAGGGCCGCCAGGGCTTGATAGTCCTCTAATGCTCCTTGCAGGTTGGCCCAACCACCTAGCTGCGATTTGGCTTTTGCGCGTCTCATGAGCGCCTTCGCTCGGATGCGCAAGACGTCCGCTCTTGTCTTGTCCAATTCCTGCAATctctgcagctccttctccgcttcttcctcatcaccTGTTATTTCCACCACTGCATCCGAGTCCTTTGTGTCGGTCTTCTCGGCTTCCGGTTGTGATGGCTCCCCCGATCCCTTATCTTGCGactgtggtggtggtggcaggATCTTATCCAGCCGCTCGATAGACGCGGTGGCAGCATCCACTGCAGCCTTCCAGTCGTCCAGCTTCAGATAACAGGCCGAGATATTACTCCGCAGCACGGCGATATCGTAGTCGAGGTAATTCGGGCACGAGGCAAGGGCGCGGTCGTAGCAGGATATCGCTTGGTCATAGCATGCCGCGCTGAACAGTTGATTGGCTTCTGCTTTGATCTCAcgagcttcttctcggaGTTTCTGCGAGTGGGCCAGATTAGAggggaatgaatgaatgggTTTGTTGAACACGAAGACTCacggcttcttcctcggcggggAAGCGTGCGTCGTGGAactcgtcctcgtcgtcaccCTGGGACTCGACATGGTCGCGCTCGGGCGCAGTGGAAGATTCGGCCATTGTGCAGGAGGAAAAACaagaggaacaagaaaaaggacgCGAAAGTGGGAGAAAGGATGGTGGTCAATCACGGGACCGATAAGGGATTCACCCCGCGATTGGCACAGGTGAATTTTCCCCCGGAAACAACGACGCTGTATAGAAAGATGGCAGCCACTACCAGGTATGCATGTCCATGGATTCTGTTCGCAGTTCTATAAGCAATTAACACTATTACAGTCTCCCCCAAATCCGGGCCTGTCTGTTCGACATGGACGGCCTGTTGATTGACTCTGAGGACAAGTACACGATGGTCACGAACGAAGTGCTGCAGATGTACGGCAAACCCAACCTGCCCTGGGATGTCAAGGCCCAGCTGCAGGGACGGCCACAGGCAGAGGTAGATCTATAGCTATTCAAAGATGCATCACCCATGAACCCACATTGACCCAATTGCCAGGCCATCAAAATCTTCTTCGATTGGGCCCAGCTGCCCATCACACCCGAAGAATTGACCGCAAAGCAAGACCCGCTGCGTCAGAAATATTTCCCACAGTCACAGCCTCTGCCGGGCGTGGCGGCGCTGCTCTCAAAGCTAGTCTCGACACAGTCAACCACGCAGCCCGTGCACATTGCGCTGGCCACATCGTCTAATGTGAAAAACTTCCGCCTCAAGACAGACCACCTCACGGATCTGTTCACGGCATTCCCGCAGGCGCACCGCGTGCTCGGGGACGATCCGCGCATTGGCAGTGGGCGCGGGAAGCCATTGCCTGATATCTatctgctggcgctggagaCGATCAATGCGGATCTGCGGAGTAAACGGCAGACAGAGATCAAGGCTGAGGAGTGTCTTGTATTTGAAGATGCTGTTCCAGGGGTGGAGGCCGGCCGTCGGGCGGGAATGCAAGTCGTCTGGGTCCCGCATCCTGGTCTGCTAAATGAGTACAAGGGACGGGAGGAGGAAGTGCTTGCTGGTCTTACGGGGGCGcacaaggaagaagagaagagcggtgccgagaaggaggcggaAGACCTGCAGGCTTGGCGGGTGCAGGGAGCTGGCACGCCGGGGGATATGGGAGATGGGTTCGGGCAGTTGCTTCCCACGCTGGAGAATTTCCCGTACGAGAAATATGGCATTCGGATACCCTGAACGAAGGCGCAGTGTGTGTTTTTGCTTATAGATGTCTAGATGGTCTACATAAATGGCATCAGACAGGCACATGATCTGGGAGGGCTTCATGGCACTGTTTAGCAGAGCTTGCAGAGTTCTACAACTCTTTATGCCAGGACAAGGTGATTGTGTACTTCAGTTGACTCCAAAGAGATTTACCCTTTTCATCTAGTTGAAAGAATATACCTTGATAGAACTCCTCTGGTGATCGGGGATACCGAGTAAGATCAAGAAAGGCTACAAAAAGATCTAGATCTGTGATGATTGGCATCAAATTTTACGAGGAATAGAAGTTGGTCAACAATCTTGAATTGGCCTGTCCTCCCCGGGGTAAGGGGTCAGGCTCAGCAGTGTAAGCACATGATCCATAAATGGCGCTCCCGGGGGCGCCCACCACAAAACACAACACCTACTAACCCGAAGCGAAAGACCATCGAAGCTCCGCCACTCACAGGCGCGCACGCTTGTACGAGGCCGCCTCTGCGTCAGCGGGGTCCTCAGTGCGAGGGCACTTCAGCCGGCGGGGAGCCTTGCTGTGTGTAGCCTTGCTGTGTGTAGCCTCGCTCTGTGGGTTCCCCACCGGCCGCTGCCACTTCGACGCCAGGGCAGACAGTGGAATCAAGCCGGTGTAGGGGGGAACTCCGGCCTGCTGCACGGTCGACGATTGCTTCATAGGGGCGGCAGCCTCGTTGGCGCGCTTGGCACGcgcagcagccagggcgTGGTTGGCGGGGAGGCGGAGAACGATGGCCTCCGGGTGGGCGACAGGAGCGGTGCCCGAGGGCAACGGCACGAGAGAATTCGGCACGGCGGTCCGATGAGCAGAGGTTGACACGCGATGGCTGCGTGCGATCGGGGTCGGAGTGGTCTGTCGCTGCTGAGAAGCCCAGCCACGTGCCGACTTGCTCGCTGGGACAGTGTTCTCGCCGGCCGAATTGTTGGTCGAAgtggtgctggcggatgACGACGAGTCCGTACCTCGCCGATTGCCCTTGGCGGCCGCTCCTGTGGGAAGGTGGCGCTTCCCGATATTGATGATGTTAGACTTTTTGGCGTTGACATTCTTGTTGTTCTTGATCCGATTGGCAGCACCGACAGGGTCATCAATGACCGTTCGAAGATACAGAGGCTCCAGCAGGTGCTTGCACATAGACTTGTGGTCCTGTAGCCATCCGTCAGTACATAAGACAGCCAAAGTGCAGTCGAGAGAACTCACTGTAAGCGACTCAAGCATGGAGACGAAACGCTCATGGAAGTTGGCGTACTTGCCAGCCGCCCTGGATGGCGTGAATCCACCCACGTTGACACCGGTGCGGTGGCGTTCGATCATCGTCTCCTGGGAGGAGTGATTAACAGGTTCGGAGAAAAGCAGATATCAGGAGCCCACTTACAAGAATTTTCCAGCAGACCTTCTCGATTTCCTCGTCGCCGTAGCGGTCGTGGCGGAAGGGTGAGATAACTTTCTCACTGTCCACGGCTGTCTCGGTGCTCTTGAAGGCCTGGGAGAGAAGATTGACTATAGTGCACTTCAGGGCTTCGGTCTCCGGGATAGTCGGGTCGTGTGGAACGGCAATTCTTTCACCGGCCAAATCCTGCTCGGCCTCTTGCAGCGACTTGTAGTGAGTAGAGTTGCCTGCGCCGCGTTCGCATTGTTCAAGAATATGCTCCCAGGAGATGACATGCACCGGAGCGGAAGACTTGGGAGAAGGAACATTCTGCGGCGAGGGAGTTTTCGGAGGAGCCGCAGAGCGCTTCTTGCTCGAGGTGGCCTTGGCAGGAGTAGACGTAATGGAGGTATTGAGGTTGATGACCACAGGCGCAGCAGGCGAAGAAGTAGAGACGATGCTTTTGCAAGCCGAGACAGGCTGTTCCGTAgcggcagcaggaggagaaggagaagaggctGCCTGCATGGCGTCCGAAACGGCCTCCTCGAAGAGAGTGTCAATGTACTTGTCGAAGGTCGGCTCAGTGGTCAACAGGGTTGGGTCAATGAACCCTCCGCGGACATGCTTGTTGGAGTTGCCTCCCAACATGATGGCGAGAGAGCAGACAGGATGTGATGGAGTGGTAGATTGAAAAAGATACAAGATATGGATGAAAGGTTGAACAATAGAGAGAGCAGGATCTCGGCAAGAAAGAATACAGGATATTGATACACGCTCAAAAGCAGAGAGAcgaagagcgagagagaaagaggacgGAAGGGAAATATGAAGGATAAgacggaagagaagagacaGGACGAacgaaggaggaggacggATGAAGCACAGAAGAGCCGCTCAGACGAAGCCCTTATGTCCACCCGAGCAGAATTCACCGCGGGGAGGGAGATCAATGAGCCATTCAGGCCGATTGAACCTATTCAGGCGCATGGAGCGCAAGAATGGGAGCGAAGGCGATTGTCGAGGGTGTATTGATTATTGATCTGAATGGAGAGGGAGATGAATGGGTATTGATGTTGCGCGCCGAATCAAGGCAGCCACAATGACATGCTTGTTGGGCAGCCCTAACCTTCCTAATCGGGAAGGGGTAACGAGGTGTTGCGGCGAGGGAAGGCACGATGGGAGTTGCCGGATAGGGAAAGAACGACCGGAACAACAACACAGACCACCACTTTGATATTTTGACATTGGTAGGCCACAACTGATTTATATCACTTTGATATCAGCTTGCTGATTGCAACGATGGGCGCTGCTTGTTCAAGTCACCTCCCCGCCATTGTGTTGTGGCGAGCCATCAGAATATAATTCCTGGTCCTCGGCTTCAACACTAAACGGCATTGACCACACTTTCAGACTGTTATCCGCCCTCACGGCTTGTTCTTGGTCGTCATTGGCAAAGTGTCGTTGCCCTGAACAGGTCGCAACCACGTTCCCCGTCGGATGAAACACTGTGCTGGTCACCGCATCTATCTGGAGTCAGCCAGTTTTCTGTTTAGGGGAATGACACTCCTACCATCATGCACTTTCCATTCCCAATCCGGGTCCTGTCCACCAGCAGCATAAATGGGGTCCTTCCACACCCTCATGAATCCATCGGTGCCTCCCGCCCAGACCTCATGCGAGCCATCGGCCCCAGCGGGAACAACATCGACTTTCATGCGCTGGTTAGTAAAAGCCTTGCGCCCGCGAAGATACCCTAGCATCTGGCCTGTGACGCGAATATCATACACCAGCACCCCGTCACTCTTGCGTTCTGCAACATACAAGTATCTGCCGCAGGGACTCCAGACGAGCTGGGTGATCCCCCGGCCACCGATATCACGATTCGCCTCTGTTTTGGCGATACTGAACGTACCAATGAGCTCCCCGGAACCATTGGAACTGTACAAGCCAATGTGTCGGGTGAAGGTGCCTGCCGCGAGAATCCCATCTCCCGCGGGATTCACGGCCAATGCTGAGACTATCCCCTTCATCCCGACACCGCCGCCAACTATTTGTTTCCGCTTACTGGGGATAG from Penicillium psychrofluorescens genome assembly, chromosome: 5 carries:
- a CDS encoding uncharacterized protein (ID:PFLUO_007396-T1.cds;~source:funannotate); its protein translation is MAATTSLPQIRACLFDMDGLLIDSEDKYTMVTNEVLQMYGKPNLPWDVKAQLQGRPQAEAIKIFFDWAQLPITPEELTAKQDPLRQKYFPQSQPLPGVAALLSKLVSTQSTTQPVHIALATSSNVKNFRLKTDHLTDLFTAFPQAHRVLGDDPRIGSGRGKPLPDIYLLALETINADLRSKRQTEIKAEECLVFEDAVPGVEAGRRAGMQVVWVPHPGLLNEYKGREEEVLAGLTGAHKEEEKSGAEKEAEDLQAWRVQGAGTPGDMGDGFGQLLPTLENFPYEKYGIRIP
- a CDS encoding uncharacterized protein (ID:PFLUO_007398-T1.cds;~source:funannotate), encoding MADWKPRCVASTSPPANKSPEQKQISDGSASFFKSAEWTPDGTTLLTDSADHHIRTFILPPDLLEEESVHHISPYSTLPSAEPTYSTAVYPFYSLQDPSTTLFLSSVRDHPIRLASALAPSNLASYSLVHPTTEAYITPHSMIYPSTMGGTHFLTGSDSLICLFDISRTGSDGPVSRMPTIPSKRKQIVGGGVGMKGIVSALAVNPAGDGILAAGTFTRHIGLYSSNGSGELIGTFSIAKTEANRDIGGRGITQLVWSPCGRYLYVAERKSDGVLVYDIRVTGQMLGYLRGRKAFTNQRMKVDVVPAGADGSHEVWAGGTDGFMRVWKDPIYAAGGQDPDWEWKVHDDAVTSTVFHPTGNVVATCSGQRHFANDDQEQAVRADNSLKVWSMPFSVEAEDQELYSDGSPQHNGGEVT
- a CDS encoding uncharacterized protein (ID:PFLUO_007397-T1.cds;~source:funannotate), with the translated sequence MLGGNSNKHVRGGFIDPTLLTTEPTFDKYIDTLFEEAVSDAMQAASSPSPPAAATEQPVSACKSIVSTSSPAAPVVINLNTSITSTPAKATSSKKRSAAPPKTPSPQNVPSPKSSAPVHVISWEHILEQCERGAGNSTHYKSLQEAEQDLAGERIAVPHDPTIPETEALKCTIVNLLSQAFKSTETAVDSEKVISPFRHDRYGDEEIEKVCWKILETMIERHRTGVNVGGFTPSRAAGKYANFHERFVSMLESLTDHKSMCKHLLEPLYLRTVIDDPVGAANRIKNNKNVNAKKSNIINIGKRHLPTGAAAKGNRRGTDSSSSASTTSTNNSAGENTVPASKSARGWASQQRQTTPTPIARSHRVSTSAHRTAVPNSLVPLPSGTAPVAHPEAIVLRLPANHALAAARAKRANEAAAPMKQSSTVQQAGVPPYTGLIPLSALASKWQRPVGNPQSEATHSKATHSKAPRRLKCPRTEDPADAEAASYKRARL
- a CDS encoding uncharacterized protein (ID:PFLUO_007395-T1.cds;~source:funannotate), whose product is MAESSTAPERDHVESQGDDEDEFHDARFPAEEEAKLREEAREIKAEANQLFSAACYDQAISCYDRALASCPNYLDYDIAVLRSNISACYLKLDDWKAAVDAATASIERLDKILPPPPQSQDKGSGEPSQPEAEKTDTKDSDAVVEITGDEEEAEKELQRLQELDKTRADVLRIRAKALMRRAKAKSQLGGWANLQGALEDYQALAALENLPPDDKRIVQRALRELPERLNQAKEKEMGEMMSKLKDLGNGILKPFGLSTNNFNFVQDPKTGGYNMNFQQS
- a CDS encoding uncharacterized protein (ID:PFLUO_007394-T1.cds;~source:funannotate), with the protein product MAALLNTTALGKVQGTTKDGVTQYLGIKYATLKNRLADAELIAERDGDVLDATKDGPTTVSPAPGCDIEQAHVQHSLPKKELTQSDVDCLNLNIAVPANTTPSSKLPVFFFIHGGGLVLGANSWPQSDYKRFVTLSVQKNLPIVAVSINYRLGALGFLTSEDLRNAGYKANNGLRDQRVAMQWVQKHIRDFGGDPDNVTVAGMSAGAASVTYHLHSEQALFKRAICLSGSFFLVRALPYEAHEGNYQQAMAALGLSDATPEERLKALLDTPVQDLVAKIPPSILTAPAIDGDMVLSDVSFEEIGKQDSDVPRGKNWCRDLMIGNAEQDASILAFLMPHLKTNCAKRLTSALRTSLASHSAEADRLLAAYGIEEDTSDDDALPLVLNYINDITFLAPVLSLAQGWLGNAHVYYYNEGNPWDGPWKGKSNHILDVAYLFQNYREFMTPSQQAVGVTFAEDSFKFCHGIAPWPAVTAGNIGKGFSARIYGPSDRGLAAGVVHEPYGGETGRRNVLFDLRPGVSLDDLAKAFGIFMTS
- a CDS encoding uncharacterized protein (ID:PFLUO_007393-T1.cds;~source:funannotate); this encodes MPIELPPGASDVFDQGNQYALDNGLVFAYGLKEVTTAIIQETCNQATESYAKEILGWPNGRLAKPEIFSSVKEDTLFENLGDCTKHFVRYLHDLFKSSPPKMLPTYPHAFIAVSKEEDSRDKIPSHVILVLAHKSHGQWQLEHRSVPLQVKLGLSVSSLTMGDVTAEDILDEYDYDGQAKTTKQE